One Prunus dulcis chromosome 8, ALMONDv2, whole genome shotgun sequence DNA window includes the following coding sequences:
- the LOC117637657 gene encoding uncharacterized protein LOC117637657 isoform X2 has protein sequence MAGSEATPKEKRTKKNKKRKQRSLGESERASKTHRIRVSEKESEPQEVEVKRAEKPQLREPNQELEQGGPWRNLELVLSIQNKEFDLQKKVELAYGFVILRVKEEGSKSDQDNQAVNMSRLIIFVNDWIQSLLISSGKKIQSGGEMHQAEVIETYLDFRCWEIFKFCLEESLKLNVSLSFSRNLLRSICLIARNALSLLNKTSSHQTDLFSIGEGLPLYNTMLDCISLVFSSHGGLSNENLDLWVSTVGAVLDLVHTFYMENLVSGNEGDFVFRFLCLVLEPFAKFFRAHPARKNGFRDFIDKLLEPLLHLLGLLHLQIDVSNPGRARNLLKLVEEVLSHGLYHPVHIDGFLNLCSSERYSTFNYGKSKDSKTMLKSYHRHLFDKLEKILAAKNPLAVESMGELFRLLIDQVQKLKRASVPAENTKMMGKTEASKQIEHNLMGHTSKMSSGSSTALVENNYCSTSFSAETRKSLLDFFVLIMEPLLLEINGYLETKPEVGPILSDVHCTLKSINNLLSGFMHEKVYVRTEDTSEGACLNFLKKVYNMIISLSSNLIQSSKYGVVNGTHMDMLTLIANEVLSAVGYLLEIEYEVIENDLVTLWLLMLSYLAIGFSLMEVPDRCSLSLKITDIGCQLVILYSQLRQVNNTIFALCKAIRLLNSRNGDGELKYTRFVISLHGEAYAKSVEMLLCTQEFKIAIQQAIKSIPEGQASGCIGQLTLDISESLEWLKISCLKADEKEFGKGDGRSSLQNFNLEAELLGRGLSEVYALVLDSLFVTPGNCNLLGVSVKDLIAVICACMSSLVGLQPDAVNEFLFTVTGKGFDNETDENKNNLQIFGLSTHWVFVFFFRLYMSCRSLYRSATSLMAPDLSRKMSAAMGDSFTSYSGSDWIDMTDWINGEYFSWIVQPSASLPVVIQSISNIYCKDSAADSSPLTYVMHAMAVRRLVDLNRHIKSFEYLMQNNENLVQVRLLDDADLSRCRKRSKKLERHISVLREEASGLAGFMMEHLSLVPEDQQPMSISGDTTCNKMISRESDEWDFSVCALNKKSLPTSIWWILCQNIDTWCTHATKKNLKKFLSLLIHTSLSRVRSSFGVVREYNNHAADRLKKVTLHQISSQCFIDSILYEQRFFCRYFASTFCRALEKSTLPLISDFSSGNFDFKSLPDWPKVLNSLENSSVVVSCKNHYIFDCSSAASPVTHSSDELRKGSFKEQKDLQSTIMKFIACQSLLNLLCCMPKSHFNSRAFSLYVTSILNLERLVVGGLLDYQNALYSHHYHELFRLFVSCRKALKYIILACEGKTADSQTSHTLVFFEDSFPILWLYKSVYAVVGLEESLPKDNCRPVSDMILSLMDHTFYVFLTLSKYQSNHAVHFSKVAELNAGLVHEHSSLSESDPCLDSSDYIEAWKSVTIIAKSLKEQMQSLLVNLKDALCNGKVGIGVDGLNLNKFSSLISCISGFLWGLACFVNHTDSRSSDHKVNSSRQKLEPISELHLCIDVFAEFCSLLLPMLVCDSSQQSRTLCDSQNLQKSDFNADLLGVPEGTDVETDIAVVELHDESGAAMTASSDIHAYSGSGSVHRRRLHLEGANCAASALNDIDSFILQSLNRPLLRRLLNGDYPDAAFLLRQLLIASSAILRLSLHMNSPPLSSSLVHTFTGITQVLLLESTDMNHVPCFFYFVCLDGVLKYLEEIANHFPLTNPTLSRSLYDKMVQLQLRALGKCITLQGKRATLVSHETESSTKMLHSPMEFSEASLSGRPYLLDELKARLRSSFTVFIKKPSELHLLSAVQAIERALVGVRDGCTMSYDIHTGSVDGGKVSSVVAAGIDCLDLILEHVSGRYFSQKVQLLHAYCMFLGIFSHN, from the exons ATGGCCGGCTCCGAAGCTACGCCTAAAGAGAAGCGGacgaagaagaacaaaaagagaaagcaaaggAGCCTTGGAGAATCTGAAAGGGCTTCCAAAACGCACCGGATTAGGGTCTCGGAGAAAGAGAGTGAACCACAAGAAGTGGAAGTAAAACGAGCTGAAAAGCCCCAGCTCAGAGAACCCAATCAGGAGCTCGAACAAGGTGGTCCATGGAGGAACCTGGAGTTAGTTTTGTCCATTCAGAACAAAGAATTTGATCTTCAGAA GAAGGTGGAACTAGCTTATGGCTTTGTCATATTGAGAGTGAAAGAAGAAGGCAGCAAGAGTGATCAGGATAATCAAGCAGTGAATATGTCAcgtttaataatttttgttaatgATTGGATCCAGTCATTATTGATTTCTTcaggaaagaaaattcagagtGGCGGAGAGATGCATCAAGCTGAAGTGATTGAGACATATTTGGATTTTAGATGCTGGGAGATTTTCAAATTCTGTTTGGAGGAGTCTTTGAAATTGAATGTTTCTCTAAGTTTCTCCCGGAACCTTTTACGCTCGATTTGTTTGATTGCAAGAAATGCACTGTCCTTATTGAACAAAACATCTTCACATCAAACAGATTTATTTTCCATTGGCGAAGGGTTACCATTGTACAATACCATGCTTGATTGCATTTCTTTGGTATTTTCATCCCATGGAGGCTTGTCGAATGAAAATTTAGACCTGTGGGTTTCAACTGTAGGTGCAGTGCTTGATCTTGTACACACATTTTACATGGAAAATCTTGTTAGTGGCAATGAGGGTGACTTTGTTTTCCGGTTTTTGTGCTTGGTTCTTGAGCCATTTGCCAAGTTTTTTAGGGCCCACCCAGCTCGGAAGAATGGATTTCGTGATTTCATCGATAAACTCCTTGAGCCTCTGTTGCATCTCTTAGGTCTCTTGCATCTTCAGATTGATGTAAGTAATCCTGGTAGAGCAAGAAACTTACTGAAGCTAGTTGAAGAAGTACTATCTCATGGGCTGTATCACCCAGTCCACATTGATGGATTTTTGAACTTATGCAGCAGTGAAAGATATTCCACCTTCAATTATGGGAAGTCAAAAGACTCAAAAACAATGCTGAAGAGTTATCACAGACATTTATTTGATAAGCTGGAAAAAATTTTGGCTGCAAAGAATCCTTTGGCAGTGGAAAGCATGGGAGAACTTTTTCGCTTGCTTATTGATCAAGTTCAAAAGCTAAAAAGGGCTTCAGTGCCGGCcgaaaatacaaaaatgatGGGGAAGACTGAAGCTTCAAAGCAAATAGAACATAATTTAATGGGTCATACTTCAAAGATGTCTTCTGGGAGTAGTACTGCACTAGTTGAAAATAATTACTGCTCAACTAGTTTCAGTGCAGAAACACGAAAGTCActtcttgatttttttgtacTGATTATGGAGCCTCTTCTGCTTGAGATTAATGGCTATCTTGAAACTAAGCCGGAAGTGGGACCCATATTGTCGGATGTTCATTGCACACTTAAATCTATTAATAATTTACTTTCTGGCTTTATGCATGAAAAGGTTTATGTGAGAACAGAGGACACGTCAGAGGGAGCTTGCCTTAATTTCTTGAAGAAGGTCTATAATATGATTATATCATTGTCCTCCAATTTAATTCAGTCGTCAAAATATGGTGTAGTTAATGGGACACACATGGATATGTTAACTTTAATAGCCAATGAGGTACTTTCTGCTGTAGGGTATCTTTTGGAAATTGAATATGAGGTTATAGAGAATGATTTGGTAACCTTGTGGCTTCTGATGCTTTCTTACTTAGCCATTGGTTTTTCCCTGATGGAAGTTCCTGATCGGTGCTCATTATCTTTGAAGATAACAGATATTGGATGCCAATTAGTTATTCTCTATAGTCAACTTCGCCAG GTGAATAATACTATTTTTGCATTGTGTAAAGCAATAAGGCTTCTAAATTCACGTAATGGTGATGGTGAACTGAAATATACTAGATTTGTGATTTCTTTACATGGTGAAGCTTATGCAAAATCAGTGGAAATGCTATTATGTACGCAAGAGTTTAAGATTGCAATACAACAAGCTATTAAGTCCATACCAGAAGGACAAGCAAGTGGGTGTATTGGGCAGTTAACATTGGATATATCAGAATCTCTAGAGTGGCTGAAAATTAGTTGTTTGAAAGCTGAtgaaaaagaatttggcaaagGGGATGGACGAAGTAGCTTGCAGAACTTTAATCTAGAAGCTGAACTTTTGGGGAGAGGGTTGTCTGAAGTGTATGCACTAGTGCTAGACTCGTTGTTTGTTACACCTGGAAACTGTAACCTCCTTGGAGTTTCTGTAAAGGATCTTATAGCAGTAATTTGTGCTTGCATGAGTAGTCTGGTAGGACTACAGCCAGATGCTGTAAATGAGTTCCTCTTTACTGTCACAGGAAAAGGATTTGACAATGAGACAgacgaaaacaaaaataatctTCAGATATTTGGATTGTCCACTCATTGGGTGTTTGTGTTCTTCTTTCGATTGTATATGTCCTGCCGAAGCTTATATAGGTCAGCAACGAGCCTTATGGCTCCAGATTTATCAAGAAAGATGTCAGCAGCAATGGGAGATTCATTCACATCATACTCTGGTAGCGATTGGATTGATATGACTGACTGGATCAATGGGGAATATTTTTCTTGGATCGTTCAACCTTCAGCTTCTCTTCCTGTTGTTATTCAATCCATTTCAAACATCTATTGTAAGGACAGTGCAGCCGATTCTTCTCCTTTGACTTATGTGATGCATGCTATGGCTGTTAGACGGCTTGTCGATTTGAATAGGCATATAAAGTCTTTTGAATATTTGAtgcaaaataatgaaaatctGGTGCAAGTCAGGTTGCTTGACGATGCTGACTTGTCAAGGTGTCgtaaaagaagcaaaaagtTGGAAAGGCACATCTCTGTTTTGAGGGAAGAGGCTTCAGGTCTTGCTGGTTTTATGATGGAGCACCTATCATTAGTGCCCGAAGATCAACAGCCAATGTCCATTTCTGGTGATACAACTTGTAATAAGATGATTTCCCGTGAAAGTGATGAATGGGATTTCAGTGTTTGTGCTTTGAACAAGAAGTCATTGCCAACTTCAATATGGTGGATTCTTTGCCAGAATATTGATACTTGGTGCACTCATGCcactaaaaagaatttgaagaaattcctttctcttttaatCCATACTTCCCTTTCCCGTGTAAGAAGCAGCTTTGGGGTGGTTAGAGAGTACAATAACCATGCAGCTGACAGGCTGAAGAAAGTAACCTTGCATCAAATCTCATCACAATGCTTCATTGACTCCATTCTGTATGAGCAAAGA TTTTTCTGCAGGTATTTTGCATCAACGTTTTGCCGTGCATTGGAGAAATCTACATTACCATTGATCAGTGACTTTTCATCTGGcaattttgatttcaaatCATTACCTGATTGGCCGAAGGTTTTAAATTCCCTGGAGAACTCATCAGTGGTTGTTTCATGTAAGAATCACTACATATTTGATTGTTCCTCGGCAGCAAGCCCGGTCACTCATTCTTCTGATGAGCTGCGTAAAGGAAGTTTCAAGGAACAAAAAGATCTACAATCGACCATCATGAAATTTATAGCTTGCCAGAGTTTACTTAATCTTTTGTGTTGTATGCCAAAAAGTCATTTCAACTCAAGAGCATTTTCACTTTATGTCACTTCTATTCTCAACCTTGAAAG GCTTGTTGTCGGCGGCTTATTAGATTATCAGAATGCATTATACTCGCATCACTATCACGAGCTCTTCAGATTGTTTGTGTCTTGTCGGAAGGCcttgaaatatataattctgGCTTGTGAGGGGAAGACAGCAGATAGTCAAACCTCACATACTTTAGTGTTCTTTGAGGATTCGTTTCCTATTTTATGGCTTTACAAGTCAGTGTATGCGGTTGTTGGGCTTGAAGAGTCATTGCCAAAAGATAATTGCCGTCCAGTTAGTGATATGATCTTGTCCTTGATGGATCACACATTTTATGTGTTTCTCACATTAAGTAAATATCAGTCTAATCATGCTGTTCATTTCTCTAAAGTTGCTGAACTGAATGCTGGACTTGTCCATGAACATAGTAGTTTAAGTGAATCTGATCCGTGCTTGGATTCTTCCGACTATATTGAAGCTTGGAAAAGTGTAACCATTATTGCTAAGAGTTTGAAGGAACAGATGCAAAGCTTACTGGTAAATTTGAAGGATGCCCTTTGTAATGGAAAAGTGGGGATTGGTGTTGATGGTTTAAATTTGAACAAGTTCTCATCCTTAATTTCTTGCATTAGTGGGTTTTTATGGGGCCTAGCATGTTTTGTGAACCATACAGATTCGAGAAGTAGTGATCATAAAGTAAACTCATCAAGGCAGAAACTTGAACCCATCTCTGAACTTCACCTCTGTATAGATGTTTTTGCAGAATTCTGTAGTTTGCTCTTACCAATGTTAGTTTGTGACAGTAGTCAACAGTCCAGAACTTTATGTGACTCTCAAAATCTTCAAAAGTCAGACTTCAATGCAGATTTGTTGGGTGTGCCTGAAGGCACTGATGTTGAGACTGATATTGCAGTTGTTGAACTGCATGATGAATCTGGTGCTGCAATGACAGCATCATCTGACATCCATGCTTACTCTGGGTCTGGTAGTGTTCATAGAAGAAGGTTGCACTTGGAAGGTGCAAATTGTGCTGCCAGTGCACTGAATGACATTGATTCATTTATATTGCAGTCTTTGAATAGGCCTTTGTTGAGACGCCTGCTAAATGGTGATTACCCTGATGCAGCATTTTTGCTCAGGCAGTTGTTAATTGCATCTTCAGCTATTTTAAGGCTAAGTTTGCATATGAATAGTCCTCCCCTGTCTTCAAGCTTGGTGCATACTTTTACTGGCATTACACAAGTCTTGTTATTGGAATCAACGGACATGAATCATGTGccatgctttttttattttgtgtgtttaGATGGTGTTCTGAAGTATTTGGAAGAAATAGCGAATCATTTTCCTCTGACTAATCCTACCTTATCCAGAAGTTTGTATGACAAGATGGTTCAGCTACAGTTAAGGGCTTTAGGAAAATGCATAACTTTACAGGGGAAACGAGCCACCCTAGTATCTCATGAGACAGAGTCAAGCACCAAAATGCTCCATTCTCCTATGGAATTTTCTGAAGCATCTCTGTCTGGCCGGCCATACTTATTGGATGAACTTAAAGCTAGGTTGAGGTCATCGTTCACGGTGTTTATAAAGAAACCATCAGAGTTGCATCTTTTATCTGCTGTACAAGCTATAGAGAGAGCACTAGTTGGTGTGCGGGATGGGTGCACCATGAGTTACGACATACATACTGGAAGCGTAGATGGGGGAAAAGTTTCTTCAGTTGTTGCAGCTGGCATTGATTGCTTGGATTTGATTCTAGAACATGTTTCGG GAAGATACTTCTCTCAAAAGGTTCAGCTACTGCATGCATACTGTATGTTTTTaggaattttttcacataaTTGA